From the genome of Spinacia oleracea cultivar Varoflay chromosome 2, BTI_SOV_V1, whole genome shotgun sequence, one region includes:
- the LOC110790664 gene encoding uncharacterized protein isoform X1 — protein MGGNPVTGPFIPMTAAQFTRSQQLHGLRARMERELRPNEHNVPAGEPILDVDLISVRYHLRDYREFTQPGGSGLGEYGTNIGNIYVSRVMPSDAEPSTSNRRAGKDPAVHDAGEVDAAVSGDVPSTPGDSILESSESGSPGLRAPPIADSDEDEEDAAILQQVFEEEALDADVNFEGEAAAFLVPAPPPNDSAALTTEIDSDFVKEAVANRHSEVGGRFLGLPEGYKLTVPKEEQTVADCPVGHVVVYTKMFDYGLRFPLHPFIEKVLRAWNVGLVQLSPIVIRNLVAYTWLFSFKQWPLTLNLFKKLHWLKRDGKDTGWWTIFTKSQRQTVSPRLSSCKDWKDHFYFMAVPEDYPLRRTFYQPKPRMEQFDQADLGPREQRAYDRLLVDYVDVGLSKPKTLPAFWLPPAGYILSPAALGAVGLAPTHPLGKCSCLPALVICCICLYFLDLCCVVLRLLKFFSDFLVHLFTYLYYFS, from the coding sequence ATGGGTGGGAATCCTGTTACCGGCCCTTTTATACCCATGACTGCGGCTCAGTTTACTCGCTCACAACAGCTACATGGCCTGCGGGCACGAATGGAGAGAGAGCTTAGGCCGAATGAGCATAACGTGCCGGCTGGGGAGCCGATATTAGACGTAGATCTGATTTCGGTTAGGTATCATTTGCGGGATTATCGGGAATTTACTCAGCCTGGCGGCTCTGGTCTTGGGGAGTACGGTACTAACATCGGCAATATATATGTTTCTAGGGTCATGCCGTCAGACGCCGAACCGTCTACAAGTAATCGACGGGCCGGGAAGGATCCTGCCGTCCATGATGCGGGTGAGGTTGATGCCGCCGTTAGTGGTGATGTGCCTTCCACCCCTGGCGACTCCATACTGGAGTCTTCTGAGTCTGGGTCTCCCGGGCTAAGGGCGCCGCCCATTGCCGACTCTGATGAAGATGAGGAGGATGCTGCGATTTTGCAGCAAGTGTTTGAAGAAGAGGCTTTGGACGCCGATGTGAATTTCGAAGGTGAGGCTGCCGCGTTCTTGGTTCCGGCCCCTCCCCCTAATGATTCTGCTGCCCTCACCACTGAGATAGATAGTGACTTTGTAAAAGAGGCCGTTGCCAACCGGCATTCTGAGGTTGGTGGTCGCTTTTTGGGTTTACCTGAGGGCTACAAGTTGACTGTGCCGAAAGAAGAGCAAACGGTGGCCGACTGTCCCGTAGGTCATGTTGTTGTATACACGAAGATGTTCGACTATGGGTTGCGCTTTCCCTTGCACCCGTTCATTGAGAAGGTTCTGCGGGCCTGGAATGTCGGCCTCGTTCAATTATCGCCCATAGTTATTCGCAATCTGGTTGCGTACACTTGGTTATTTTCATTCAAACAGTGGCCCTTGACCCTCAACCTTTTCAAAAAACTGCACTGGCTGAAGCGTGATGGGAAAGATACCGGCTGGTGGACGATCTTTACCAAGAGTCAGCGTCAGACTGTGAGCCCCCGGCTCTCCAGCTGCAAGGACTGGAAGGACCACTTCTATTTCATGGCTGTTCCCGAAGATTACCCCCTTCGGCGTACATTCTACCAGCCTAAACCTAGGATGGAGCAATTTGACCAAGCCGACCTTGGGCCCCGAGAGCAACGTGCGTACGACAGGCTGCTGGTTGACTATGTTGACGTTGGGCTGTCTAAGCCTAAAACCTTGCCGGCTTTTTGGCTTCCTCCTGCCGGTTATATTCTTAGTCCTGCCGCTTTGGGCGCAGTCGGCCTTGCACCTACACATCCCCTTGGTAAATGCAGTTGTTTGCCTGCACTCGTTATCTGCTGTATTTGTTTATATTTCTTGGATCTCTGTTGTGTCGTGTTGCGTTTGTTAAAATTTTTTTCTGACTTCCTCGTtcatttatttacttatttatattatttttcttaG
- the LOC110790664 gene encoding uncharacterized protein isoform X2: MPQEIETPAAQLMHDLYSVTQSATELVECYRSYQRRLKRSQAEKEKLQTDLAESVRTEGDCRKEIARLELDVIAAGNRKAELELLPAKLTAEEQKTAELQIKLDAALQAAQDAEKAAKDDRKAVALKAVQKFMKSDFYCEEMKGRYNGGWTAAHRCAVKAFTLTEDAWGKVEGSYEEGGHIDPTGMETQTFPDIVIQNADPRLLPDMEIPESAYWSDADYSA, translated from the exons ATGCCCCAGGAGATTGAGACGCCGGCTGCACAGTTGATGCATGACCTGTACTCG GTGACGCAATCTGCTACCGAGCTTGTGGAGTGCTATCGGAGCTATCAGCGTCGTTTAAAACGATCGCAAGCTGAGAAAGAGAAGCTTCAGACGGACCTTGCTGAATCGGTCAGGACTGAAGGTGACTGCCGGAAGGAGATTGCGAGACTTGAGCTGGATGTTATTGCCGCAGGCAATAGGAAGGCTGAACTAGAGCTTCTTCCAGCCAAGTTGACGGCCGAAGAGCAGAAGACGGCTGAGCTGCAGATCAAGCTGGATGCGGCGCTGCAGGCGGCCCAAGATGCTGAGAAAGCTGCTAAGGATGATCGCAAGGCTGTGGCGCTGAAGGCTGTGCAGAAATTTATGAAGTCTGACTTCTACTGCGAGGAGATGAAGGGGCGCTACAATGGTGGGTGGACTGCAGCTCATCGTTGTGCCGTCAAAGCCTTTACGCTGACTGAGGATGCCTGGGGTAAGGTGGAGGGATCCTATGAAGAGGGTGGCCATATTGATCCGACTGGCATGGAGACCCAGACCTTCCCAGACATCGTCATTCAGAATGCTGACCCTCGCCTTCTGCCCGACATGGAGATTCCCGAGTCTGCTTACTGGAGTGATGCAGACTACTCAGCTTGA